The bacterium genome includes the window GAAGGCATGAAAGCTTTTTTTGAGAAAAGAAAACCGAAGTGGGCAGACTAACCCACCTCTATCTCCTCCCTTAACTTAAGGGAGGAGGACTTTCTTACCCTCCCCCTTAAGTTAAGGGGGAGCTGGAGGGGGTTACTCTTCATCTATGCGCGAAAAAATCAACATCATCGAAGTAGGCCCTAGAGACGGATTACAAAATGTTAAGGAACATTTATCCGTTGATCAAAAAATAAAACTTATTCAAAAACTGGTAAGCATTGGTTTTCATCATATTGAGGCAGGTGCTTTTGTAAACCCGGCTAAAGTACCTGCCATGCAAGGCACAGACGAAATTGCTCACCAGCTTACCCCGCTCCATCAAAAACTCTGGTATTTAGTTCCTAATTTGCATGGGCTCAAAAACGCACTCGCTCAAAAAATAACTCAAATCGCATTTTTTACAGCTGCTAGCGAAACGTTTAACCAAAAAAATATTGGCATGGGTGTGTATAAAAGTTTGGATGTTATTGCCGAGTGCGTAGAATACTTGCGTGATGAAGGCTATACTATTATTACCGATTTTAGCAAAACTCCCACTCATCACCGCGAAATTAAATTACGTCTTTATATTTCTACCGTTATTGCTTGCCCATACGATGGCCCCATGCAAGCTAAGCACACTTTGGATATTATTGAAAAAACCGAGGGGCTTGGTTTTTCGCAATATTCTCTAGGCGATACTATTGGCGTTGGCACCCCTAAAGACTGGAAAAATCTTTTAGATCTTTTTGACGAACGACATTTTGCAAAAAATATTTTTGCCATGCATTGTCATGATACCTATGCAACAGCCCTTTCTAACGTGGCCTACGGTTTAACAAGAGGGATTCGTTCGTTTGATAGTTCTATCGGCGGCTTAGGCGGCTGCCCCTACGCTCCGGGTGCCGGTGGCAATTTAGCCACGGAAGATCTGGTTTATTTTTTAGAAAACGAAGGTTTTGATACAGGTATTAATCTGGCTAACTTAAAAGATGTTTTTGATATCTCACGCACGGGAAATTTGTGCAACAACTCCAAGGTATTTAAAACATTTAAATCTTAACCAAAATTAGATAGCTTAAAACGAAAACCCCACGCCCGCTCGTACTTCACCACGGTAATCCCACGTTAAAAACGTACTGCCTACTACCTCCACAAAAGGATGAATATTTTTACCCACCGTAAACCTATTACCAAAACCAGCATGCACAATACGCGGAAACCCTCCGCCTACCAATACATAAGGATCAAATTGTGTGGGTGATTTTGTAAAA containing:
- a CDS encoding hydroxymethylglutaryl-CoA lyase, producing the protein MREKINIIEVGPRDGLQNVKEHLSVDQKIKLIQKLVSIGFHHIEAGAFVNPAKVPAMQGTDEIAHQLTPLHQKLWYLVPNLHGLKNALAQKITQIAFFTAASETFNQKNIGMGVYKSLDVIAECVEYLRDEGYTIITDFSKTPTHHREIKLRLYISTVIACPYDGPMQAKHTLDIIEKTEGLGFSQYSLGDTIGVGTPKDWKNLLDLFDERHFAKNIFAMHCHDTYATALSNVAYGLTRGIRSFDSSIGGLGGCPYAPGAGGNLATEDLVYFLENEGFDTGINLANLKDVFDISRTGNLCNNSKVFKTFKS